The following is a genomic window from Plasmodium berghei ANKA genome assembly, chromosome: 9.
TTTTAATCTGAATCCAAGTCACTTAACTGCTCATTTTTCCATTTAGTAAAAAGaatgtttttaaattcatttttatcaatagttttatcattatttttatcagcATATTCGATCATGCGTATAAGTTCAGATTCGTCAATGTCCTCCCCTATAGAAAAAATGTGGATATATTCTGAATTATTTGCAttcacaaatatataattacattatcttttcattttttattcttacCTATTTCATTACAAACTTCCTTTAGAGAGTTCAAAGTAATTTTCCCtaaacatttaaaaaagggtagaaaataaaaaaagatgggaaataaaaaaagtataaataaatatacataaatatgcataaataCCTGTGTCATTGGGGtcaaataatgaaaatatattatttgctTCTTCATCATTATATCTGGTATTTATATGCTTTGATGCAATGTCAAAAAATTCGTCAAAGCTTAATTTATCAtcaacattattttttatttctaaaaataatttttttactttttcttttttaaaatttaagcCAAGAGATTTTAAAGCGAAATAAAATTCCCTAATGTCAATATAACcacatttatttgtatcaaataatgaaaagcattcatatatttcttttgcAATGTCTTCATTTGCTTCAGTTTctattttccttttaaaTATCATCGTGATTTTTAAgttatgtttatttttttgtctttttttaaattatgatacatattatttagaaaatttattatcaagttgggatttaaaaataatttcaaacaaaatttataacAAAGATAAAACTActaagaaataataataattaaatatagtGAAAATGtgtctctttttttttctttgaataatttttttttaaaaagatTTACAAAAGGAGAAAATATTTGGTAtacatatgcataattaattatatacactttttttatgtttaaaaaatagcaaaaaaaatatagaaaccattcgtatatatatacatatgcgTGCGCCCCTCTGTttgcatataatttttgagTAAACGAGTTTAttgtaaatttaaaaaaaagggaaaacTATTTAgcataattaaaattggtaaataatatttgcacaatttattacaaaaatgtgtaaatattttaagaaaaattCTACTTTTGCTTTGTTCAAAAGTGAAAATACGAAAGGGACTTAACCtttgcatatattaaaaataaatcattttaaatttagtataatataatatatattttacaaaacgtataataatttagacttaaaaatgttaaatttataacctaataaaacaaaaataaaaaacagctttttttatgctcaatattttttgggggaaacaatcaaataaaatattttattttaacataaaataaatagcaAGTTTGGcaacaaattataatttgattAATCCAcagttttatattatttttaatatatacattttattgtatattGCTATGAGAAAAACTATTTTACACACAAATTTCAAAAAGGCAGAAAAGTATACATTATACACccttaaaaatgtaatttttattattctattcgttatttgttttattggAATGgttttaacaaaattttaGTTTAGATTATtcgaaaatataatttatatacatcGTATCAcatgtattttttactttctTTATTTGGCTGCATTAATAAGGTACCAAAtgatatgaaaaaaaaaaaaaaacatatatctCCTCaatttcaatatattttatattaaaaaatataaaatccccccccaaaaaaaaaatgtttatatcattgttatcatttattttgtgtTTTTACTTTAGATTTTTAGTTAACATTTTTTGTCCtttgttttcttttatagACCCCTTGCCCATTTAGGAGgggaataaataatgaatttgttttaattcAGTTAAGTTGATTAAAATTCTAAgcttttaaaattataaatatatttaaaataaaaagaataaaattgtgataaatttttctttttaattcaaaaaaataagcatTAATATGgtaacataatatatatatttgaatttttttgtttatgtgattttaaataatatgctAATTTTTATTGGCAATAGAGGTGGTGTAAGTGGTATAACTTCATTCCTTTATATGCTTAATTAAagtttcttattttttttttatttttaagggataataataatattttatacggatataatattatatatatttttatatattaacatatttgtgcctatatattttcagaaaacataaaaataaaaaaacatattttgtataaaattgcatatgttatattataatagggcggtaacaaaaataaacatcatcattattattattataccaTGGGGAAATGTACAAAATagcaataaatatataagcatatattttagtgcgaaaaaaataagagaATATAcgcataaaaaattattacatgATATAGTGCCAACAAAggataataattttttatatatgaataataaaaagttttGTATTTGGAtgattataaataatatatagagTAAGAATAATACTctgataatatatttaaattaaaaagagttatatagttttaattttttttaacgtttcccaataaatattttttttaaatttattatttatttttattatataaaacacAAATTGTTAAGAAGTTTTAacaacttttttttatttctaaattttatatatatatatatatatttaaagaatTTCCCAAAACACTGacttatttaaaattattcgTGAAAAATggtaatacaaaaaaaaaatggaaaaaaacaatatgtagaaatataatgtattatatgtattgtGGGGTTATTTGAGTtgaaaaagtatataagattcttaaatttataatatgactaattaaatgtgaaaaaaaaaaaatcccATTATATCCTTGTAAAGCTCTCTGAGCAATTATCCTGTTCATACTTATATGATTagttgtatataatatgaatgGATTGAAACGATTAATGcttattatttcataatttttcacGTTTTTGATTAATTTTGTAGGGTaaaggaataaaaaaacacatGAAAAGGGTTAACGCCCCATCACATTGGATGCTTAACAAAATGGATGGACAATATGCTCCTAAAACAAGCAGTGGGCCTCATAAGTTGCTCGAAAGTATACCTTTAGTTATTCTTTTAAGAAATAGACTAAAATATGCTTTAACTTTTGACGAAgtaaaaatgattttaattcaaaaaatcGTAAAAgttgataataaaacaagAACTGATTGTACATTCCCAGTAGGATTAATGGATGTTATTCATATTACTAAATCTAACGAATTTTTTcgattattatatgatgTAAAAGGTCGATTCGTTCCACATAGAATCACAAATGAAGAAagcaaatataaattatgtaaagtaaaaaaaataattttaagaAAAGGAAAACTATCGATTGCAATTACGCATGATGGTCGAAGTATACCATATATACATCCTGAAGTAAAAGTCAATGACACTATAAGATTAGATTTAGAAACAGGAAAAGTTTTAGaacatttaaaatttcAAGTTGGTAATATGGTTATGGTAACTGCTGGGCATAGTGTTGGCAGAGTTGGAACTATTCTATcgattgataaaaatataggaACATATGATATTATTCATGTAAAAGATAGTCgaggaaaaatatttgcTACACGATTAAGTAACATATTTGTTATAGGCGATGCTTTAAAACCATATATAAGTTTACCAAGGGAAAAGGGTATTAAATTAGATATAATTGAAGAACGAAGAAACAGATTAAAAgcacaaaataattaagtcataaaatatataaaaacatgatcataatttttgatTTGACATTCACAAATGGGGAAAGGGGGGGTACACTAATATGCATACTCATTTAAATTAGTTTGCCATTATTTGGCTTATTCATAATAAGGAgggaaaaataataaaataaaactttgGAGAAATATTAAgatattacaaaaaatatatgcctTTTGATATGATCAATGAATATTCCTTTGATTCTAAAAAAGAGACGAATTTGAACATCCCCCCCCATAAAGctttgaaaatttaatggaattaaaatatgaatattttttttcatttttcatttcgcctacattatattttattattttttcttcctGCATATGCCTTATCGTATATCTTGTAAAAGACCGAGCGGGCAaggattaaaaaaaaataaaaatgtatattataacttatatgtaaaaaaaacttaatGCGCTGTAAatgttataaattttatatttatatagtattataaataattttatatttccaatatttttaaatatgacATTGTCTGAAAAAGTTGCCTAAAATGcagtaaaaaaatattaagggcaaatatttatgtgtgtgcatatgaaatataataatatgcatacttatgcatatattttgttaattataattaataatttttttatagtcTCATACCACATATAATatgatgatgataataataatgataatacatgtcttttatttcctaattttctttttatttgaaaaatatataatttgtattttgCCCATTGTTATATGCTTATAATAAGTTTggcataaaataattaaaaaatccGTGTTAGCTAtttgcatataataataaatttgaaatTGGCGTGTATAAAGGTTATAATACGCAATTATatgctatatatataaacactatatatattataaaatacataattttgattttgcaaaataatataaacagcatttatttattttatgtatttatgCATCTCATTGGCTAGTCACATACGCATAAATTTTTCAAGGCTTAGCGTGGGAAAgcgtaaaaaaaaaaattaaaaaattgaaaaatcgGAATACGAAAAATgcgaaatataaaaatgtaataataatataacataatataataatattataataatataaattaatgctttatttttaaattttaataataattatatatctataCTAAATGCTCAATCTTTTcccattattatttatataaaaccttaagggaatatatatatatatttttttttttttttgcactTTCATAGCTTTTTAACTTATCAAATAagtttgtatttatattttagtGTGATTATTGAAAGTTTATATACAcgtattatattttaaagaaGGGAATAAAGAGAAggtaaagaaaatatatacttacagtttctttattttgatatatttagtTCCATTTTAGAcgaattattatatatatatatatggctATTTTAGTTTTGAATAAAACGtcttaaaattttgatatttttggagatgtaaaaaaaaaaaaagtgaaaattACAAACTGAGGATAAAAGgatacatatatgtgtatgtattatatttttttcgtttgtttattttttgaaaaatataatataaattttcagacaatttataaacaaattgataaatatgaacatttattttgaatgatttgcacatatttttattaataaatctatggaattaaaaacaaaaattgttttacaatttaaaataaaacaaagttaatgatgaaaaaattaataaatataagtgTATTTATTGCAGCATTTTTAcctaattttatatattcatttggtgataataataaattagcGAATGTTGTgtttgataataatacaaataaaaatgataataaagattttcaatacatatatatagataaaaattattatgccCCTGATATAGTATCGTCagaaataaagaatataaatatagatgatgaaatatatttttataaaagttatacaaatattataagtTATTTTAAATACCAACCTCCTGTAAACATcaaatttcattttaaatataatggaggtgatttaattattttaaaaaataacaaaaaagggataatatgtaaaatctctgatatattttatagtGAAACTGGtcttaacatttttatgaGAAGTAAAAGTAgtaatcaaaataaatccATTAAATATCAGCAATTTTCTGTAAAACTATTACCTGATTGGGGAAATGGAAATTATTCTGAacatgataataaaaattcagaTTTAATAGATGAAGAATATGAAGAAGATGATGATTTAGATGATGACGACAATGATCATACTAATAGGCCTGCTGAAAGGGGTGCTATATGTGaaattgaaaatgataaatttttatctcataaattattatgttttccatcgatatataataataatcaaattaaaatgagttttttaaaaaatttagaatTTAATAGGTTATCAGAATtaggaaataaatttataattaatagtAATTATGCTTTACtcgaaaaaattataactcATTTAAAGAATGtttcaaatattaatttggatataaaaaatatttcatattatgtttatatgaaaacaataaattgtaatttaaaaaaagcaCTTTTAATAAGTATGGGGTTAGAAAATAGTAAAGAAAATggaaatgataaaaataataaatatagtatACATACCATATCGAATATATTTGGGATTGGGAATAATCAAATTGATAAAAACTTATTAGGAAAAAGTATTTATGATTATACAGATGAGGAAATTGAAcaacataataaatttttaacaaatgAACAACCATATAATGGgcatgaaaataataattttataatttggaAACATACAAATGAACATATCATAAAAGGAAATTATGAAGAATGTAATCGTGTATTAATTAGTGAAGGGGAATTCTATAATTGTTTTGGTAATTTAGAAAATGCTtatgaaataaaagtatctaaagaaaatattatagataaattaaaaaaaaataaaataaaatatataagttctataaataagtatacagcctattattatgataaaattaattatttagtaatattaaaagattacaaattatatttattttttaaattagaTAATGTATTAGATTTTGTGCTTTTTACTGATATTAttaatcatataaatttttattatatatcaaataataataataatgataaaatattaaatgtatatCGTTGTCTAGTACATAGCCTTGTTAAATGTGAATGTATATCTACAATACCAAATGAGAATAGAAATAATggttatgaaaataatatttatttatcaaCTTCACAAAATAGAGATTCAAGGGCTGTATATGTTAGTactaaaaacaaaatatggTCAATAAAAGTTGATGATTTTGCTCGTTATGAACATAGTaacaaatatgtatatgttaGAAAAGTTATTGACTCAATAGAGAATCCAGATAAAGGTTATTttggaaatataaattgttATACTATTATAGTTAGACAATATGAAAGTTTTTTGgcacaattttttaacttgAAAAGACGAAATAAAGAAACAGTAGGATGTTCATATTTGAAACATTTTAACGATCATgaaaatatacttttaGTATCTTTTgctgaaaatataaattttatacaGCGTACTTATCACATAGTaaggaataaaaattatgttcTTTCTACTGGGGATATTACTttagatataaaaataaatggtttgaatgatatattatatattattgcattttttgtctgtataattataataatatgtaatataCTCAGGCACCTTTTTCCCGAGTAAGtacattaaaaatttatataaatgttatGCATCTGATTTCATAGAATCTTTTAATTCGgttttttctatttcatTCGCTTCTTTTCCTATCTAATTTGTTTCCCTTTCCGTTCCATTTTTAGCAAATCCAAAATACACAAACTGGAGCatgaatttttttccaattcGAAAAACAGTTGCCCATCTACAGTAGGcgaataatttttttcacacaATCCTCTTTTTTTAGTGTTTTGTCAAAAAAAACTgtaatttcaaaaaatatttttacattttttggAGAAAACTAACACAATCATATCcttgtaatatataaataagatGGATGTTAGTCAGAATGCacatatgtatgtatatatcaatggatttttttttctttttaacCTTATAAGAATAAGCATGCATATGCTTGAATATGAAAGACATAGAATAgcaaatatatgtaaaatgCTCATGTCTTGCATATTTATGATTTGTGcaatttcattatttaaaaagaaaataaataaagggaatgaaacattattttttagtattattatgtataaaaatggggaaattttatattattttttcttttatttatattatgtcattgtttatttattttatggatatatattattccgtctttcgattttttgcatttttcTGTCATTATTCACAACAATATCCTCACATTATgtgcataatatatatatgtatatatttgtgtatGTATGTTCTAATATATAagcattatttttttctttgagatacttttattagaaatatgtttttaaattatactTGATTTAcattaataatgaaatatataaaatttgataaaatcgaaaacaaaaattatactaATGTGAAATGTAattatatagttttttgTGCAATTTTTCACATGTCTCGctatatggaaaaaattggcataaataaaatcatatattaaacaaaatattgtaGAAAACGACCTGAGCatgttaatataaaaaagggacacaaaaaaaaaatatttatattaccAAAACAgccataatatttttattgtaattGATATATTGTTTAGTACCATCATTTGTTACTCATTGTTTCTTTTTGGTAGTTCAATTCTATAATGATGAAATTAGCTAAAGTTGAATATTGTaatttgtgttttttttcaaaaaatggCCTTTTCTTATTATACGTtgttgataataaaatatttttaatggaAATTGAACATTTGAGCATAAACAAGATTTATGTAACGAGTTACAAAATTGATCATATAGAGTTCTCAAGTGACaatgttcattttttagtTTTAATGAAAGATAAAGGTTGTATTGTTGTCTACTCATTTTATGATGatgatattatttataaaattgaagATCATTTCCAAAAGTATACacattctttttttattaacaaatataactatatatgtgttttaaaatatgaacaagtaataaaaaaaagcattatatatgcatgtacATATAATACTATGTATGTGTGTGATTTTTCAAGAATAAtttcttcatatttttaaaatatatgataattatGGTTTAATAGTTTTGTATAGTGGTGTTTTGTCGGTCTTATTTGTGCTGAACCATTTTTCTGTTATacataaagaaatatatgtctataaaaatatgaatgtatttttaatatgcacataaaaaaaataaccatttacattttttttatgcacagaaatatataagcatatatgacgcaaataaagaagaaatGTGCTTACTAAATGTTAAAGATGcgaaattgaaaaaaaaaacatattgtTTAAATGACGATGAAACTATGTTTGCATGCATAactgaaaataataagaaaaataaaatttgtttgaTATCATTTCCcaattgtatatttataaacattATACAATGTATCAATTACGAGCctaattgtatttttttttccaaaacgaataatattataattcatAGTGAAAAAGGCAAATCATTGCACATGTATAAAATAGATGGAGAGTTATTATATGTCTATAGTTATTTATCGCAATTGCcatgtaaataaatttaagaaaagaagtgtatatatataaatatgtatgtatttatttgtgATGTGTGGATTTGTAAATGGATATGTACTTACTATGAGGCACAACCATGTTTATTTTAGTGTAacatttttgatatatttaaatatttaactgtttgtttgtttattaTCTTAATATTTGTGCGGAATTAAAATAATCtcatattttcattgtcttaaaaaaataggcATAAACGTATTGTCGAAAAGTGACCATAGAAATGTTTTGCTTCTTGGAATGGAAAATGATGAAGTAAGGAAATGGGGAAACAAATAAAGCAATGagatgtaaaaaataaatgtaaaaatgaaatgtaaaggaatgaaatataaaattgaaatgtggaattatcttcatttttagGTCAAAGTCTTAAGTTCcgaaaatttaaaagaaataaaaattttattattagaGGATACAATTACCATGGATGAAAATCTAGTATGATAATTTACTTGTGAactaaacaaattaatatatatttctataaCATTTAATGAAATGCTTAgactaaaaataaataaaaaatatacttttttttctattttccACACATTTacagaaaatatataaagaaaatatctctaaaaaaaatataccaaattttgtattatcaaagtaattaaatttatatactttttaaaaaataaaaatactttCCTTACAACACTACatatagaaatatttatagatCGGAAATTATATggttataatttaatagttaaattgataatattgtttgcataaatataatttttttgtattaataGCACAAATTATGATAAAGAAGGGGACGacaatttttctttttacaCTAACAGTATAtccaataaaaaatagacaAAAGAAGGAAACACTaagcaaaaataaaatttatttatatatttgataatataccattttttaatgattttttttaatattatttttatttaattacaATGTAaccataaaaaatagtatcAGAAGGGATAcatggaaaatataaattaaaatgtgaaacagtatgatgaaaaactagactcattttattatatttaccTCATTAGTATAAAACTGGATAAGAATAGGTGGTTATTTGAGATTAAGATTGAATtaatgttatttatattttttcatagacaaaaataaatgatactacaaaaaatataaagattGATATGACAACAAAAATCGggataacatttttatgtatCAGCATGTGCGGATGTTATTTAGCCATTGTAAGCGGTATGACTAAACTAtctaaatataaacattatCACATAATTATGATCATgtaattattatcatataattatgGGTTTGGTTGtgttataataaaattataaatataacaataaagagatataaattaaattaaagtGCGgtgataaaattatatactttttcaGAAAGCTACAATAATGTCGTAAGGATTTATTATTCTGAAAACTTTTCTTGCATAGTTATATTACAacaccaaaaaaaaataacgaaTATACGGTGGGgcaatatattatacaaacCAAGgttaaaacaaattatttatttatttagtgaaactgaataatatatatatgtagattttattttttttatattaacataATAATACTGTTAATAATTTCGTAGGCTTTTAATCACAACAAATACACCTTACTTATTTGTATGGATGCCTAATGATAGTACAGTTATTCAAATGCCAAATGGTATACGAAAAGAATATtgtgttttaaaaataaaatatgatttctttctttattttcaatttttgtGTTTATGTGTTATTGATAGGGTTTATATGCAAAGATGCTCAAATGAGTTTTGATGGTGTTGCCCTTTTAGCAAAAAGCCaggtaaatataaaaagtgaAAACTAAAGagactatatatatatgtgtgcatataaaataaagatatacGCCATATTTTTCCTTAGTTTTAATGTCAATTAATTGTAAACACAATGGGTATTGATAATCATTTACTGATTTTCCTCTCAGACCAAATTGGCTTTATTTCATAACAAAAGAAAGTCATTATAAAGATAAGAATGTTACTATTATTAAGATggacataaataaaaataaggtaaaatataatatactaATTTTTAAGCATTTTAATGAactaatatataacaaatatttgtattattgcATTATTTagattaaaatataattacatttttttctttttacgaaaataaaatgattttCGCTTATTGTGAACTTTTAATATGATGGTGAAATAATCGAATTTATTAACTGtgattatattaaaactttttaatttttgtaaaaaaataaaccatatataacatgttaaaatgagaaaaaaatgctaAAGCAATATTCTGTccaattaataataaaatgaatattgtCATTGGAAAGTAaccaaaaatatttattgactttttaaatgagcaatgtatattattgtaaTATGGGAAAAGCTTTTATTCCTTAAAcaacatttataaaaaacttAATAGTATGATAAAGTTTAatgtgtaaaaaaaaaaaaaaattgtgcACACATACATAGAGAAggaaaaaacatataatgGCTTCTAGTGAAGCcttcaaaaaaatactattaaaatatcattatagccatatatacaaatatgtatatataagcaATGTAAATGAGCATGTAATAgttaaatgtatataaaaatacatttaattttaacatattatatttttaatgttttaaaatatagaaaacaaaatatttgaatttttttattaaacactaaaataattgtatatttttgtaattctTGTCATAAAACATTGGCGCATcataatatagatattatatatataaatatacttaTTGTAATTGTTGATATTTGTATGgtgtttttttctttatatatatatttaattttatagcATATGTTATAGttgattatataaataacatttcgtaatacatatatatgatatgcTAATATAAAGTGATTTAccttatatattatgtataaaaaatgaaagaaaataaatttataaaaataaaaaaaatatatattattaccatataaatatgataaacaatattgttatttcttttaaatttattattattttcttatttttttaaacatttcTTTAGTGTGGAAAATATTACTAATCTTTCATTTCTTTTGTTAATGTgatttcactttttttttctctttttatataattctttttGTCATACATGTACGTGTTAATGTAATACATTAACATGTCAGATGTTTTCGCGTCATTTTTTGtgtgcatttttttttccgaAATATGGTCATGTAAATCTgtttaacaaaatttatttggAGGTAAATTTTGTAACAGCTTTGGTTCCTTCAGATACGGCGTGTTTTGCTAATTCTCCTGGTAATACTAATCTTATAGCAGTTTGGATTTCACGAGATGATAATGTATCTCTTTTGgtatatttacataatcTTGATGCTTCAGTTGCGATTTTTTCGAAGGTATCAACAAGGAAGGAATTCATGATGTTCATGGATTTCCTTGAAATACCAGTGTCTGGGTGGACTTGTTTCAAAActttaaatatgtaaagTCCATAGCTGTCATATCTTgacttttttctttttttctttccaTCAGTAGCACCATTGgttgcttttttttctttagcTGGCTTTTTGGATACCattttgatataatttaatgAGATAAAGAgttatttgtaaaaaaagaaaaatatgttataaaagaaataaaaaaaagtgaataAAAACTTTACGTAAAGAAATTacttatttaaaaaataata
Proteins encoded in this region:
- a CDS encoding WD repeat-containing protein WRAP73, putative, yielding MMKLAKVEYCNLCFFSKNGLFLLYVVDNKIFLMEIEHLSINKIYVTSYKIDHIEFSSDNVHFLVLMKDKGCIVVYSFYDDDIIYKIEDHFQKYTHSFFINKYNYICVLKYEQKYISIYDANKEEMCLLNVKDAKLKKKTYCLNDDETMFACITENNKKNKICLISFPNCIFINIIQCINYEPNCIFFSKTNNIIIHSEKGKSLHMYKIDGELLYVYSYLSQLPCINVLSKSDHRNVLLLGMENDEVKVLSSENLKEIKILLLEDTITMDENLKIYKENISKKNIPNFVLSNTNYDKEGDDNFSFYTNISEGIHGKYKLKCETTKINDTTKNIKIDMTTKIGITFLCISMCGCYLAIVSESYNNVVRIYYSENFSCIVILQHQKKITNIRWGNILYKPRLLITTNTPYLFVWMPNDSTVIQMPNGFICKDAQMSFDGVALLAKSQTKLALFHNKRKSL
- a CDS encoding 40S ribosomal protein S4, putative — encoded protein: MGKGIKKHMKRVNAPSHWMLNKMDGQYAPKTSSGPHKLLESIPLVILLRNRLKYALTFDEVKMILIQKIVKVDNKTRTDCTFPVGLMDVIHITKSNEFFRLLYDVKGRFVPHRITNEESKYKLCKVKKIILRKGKLSIAITHDGRSIPYIHPEVKVNDTIRLDLETGKVLEHLKFQVGNMVMVTAGHSVGRVGTILSIDKNIGTYDIIHVKDSRGKIFATRLSNIFVIGDALKPYISLPREKGIKLDIIEERRNRLKAQNN
- a CDS encoding centrin-4; the encoded protein is MIFKRKIETEANEDIAKEIYECFSLFDTNKCGYIDIREFYFALKSLGLNFKKEKVKKLFLEIKNNVDDKLSFDEFFDIASKHINTRYNDEEANNIFSLFDPNDTGKITLNSLKEVCNEIGEDIDESELIRMIEYADKNNDKTIDKNEFKNILFTKWKNEQLSDLDSD
- a CDS encoding histone H2B, putative; the protein is MVSKKPAKEKKATNGATDGKKKRKKSRYDSYGLYIFKVLKQVHPDTGISRKSMNIMNSFLVDTFEKIATEASRLCKYTKRDTLSSREIQTAIRLVLPGELAKHAVSEGTKAVTKFTSK